One stretch of bacterium DNA includes these proteins:
- a CDS encoding GNAT family N-acetyltransferase: MGIIAPARFPEDLETVRGLFIEYAHHLGEDLCFQGFQQELETLPGAYGPPRGLLLLGEVEGAVAGCIALKDLGDGVCEMKRLYVRPIARGCGLGRRLCLDLLAEARRLGYRAMRLDTLERLEAALALYRELGFRLIPAYYQNPLPGVVYLQLDF, encoded by the coding sequence ATGGGCATCATCGCTCCCGCCCGCTTTCCGGAGGATCTGGAGACGGTCCGCGGGCTCTTCATCGAGTACGCCCATCATCTGGGCGAGGATCTCTGCTTCCAGGGCTTCCAGCAGGAACTGGAGACCTTGCCCGGCGCCTACGGGCCGCCCCGCGGTCTGCTGCTGCTGGGTGAAGTGGAGGGCGCCGTGGCGGGCTGCATCGCCCTCAAGGACCTGGGGGACGGGGTCTGCGAGATGAAGCGGCTCTACGTGCGGCCCATCGCCCGCGGCTGCGGCCTGGGCCGCCGCCTCTGCCTGGACTTGCTGGCGGAGGCGCGGCGCCTGGGCTACCGGGCCATGCGCCTGGACACCCTGGAGCGGCTGGAGGCGGCCCTTGCCCTCTACCGGGAACTGGGCTTCCGGCTCATTCCCGCCTACTACCAGAACCCCCTGCCCGGGGTCGTCTACCTGCAACTGGACTTTTAA